A DNA window from Engystomops pustulosus chromosome 6, aEngPut4.maternal, whole genome shotgun sequence contains the following coding sequences:
- the SPSB1 gene encoding SPRY domain-containing SOCS box protein 1, which yields MGQKVTGGIKTVDMRDPAYRPLKQDLQGLDYCKPSRLDLLLDMPPVSHEVQLQHSWNNNDRSLNVFVKEDDKLVFHRHPVAQSTDAIRGKAGYTRGLHVWEITWVMRQRGTHAVVGVATADAPLHSVGYTTLIGSNGKSWGWDLGRNKLYHDGKNQPSRTYPAFLEPDETFIVPDSFLVVLDMDDGTLSFIVDGQYMGTAFRGLKGKKLYPIVSAVWGHCEIRMRYINGLDPEPLPLMDLCRRAVRLALGKERLNEIPTLPLPASLKGYLLYH from the exons ATGGGTCAGAAGGTCACAGGAGGCATTAAGACGGTGGACATGAGGGACCCAGCATACAGACCACTGAAACAAGATCTCCAGGGTCTGGACTATTGTAAACCTTCTCGTCTGGACCTCTTGTTGGATATGCCTCCAGTGTCTCATGAAGTCCAGCTCCAACATTCATGGAATAACAACGACCGTTCGCTCAATGTTTTTGTCAAAGAGGATGATAAACTTGTTTTTCACCGGCATCCGGTGGCACAGAGTACTGATGCCATTCGTGGCAAAGCTGGTTATACACGAGGCCTCCATGTGTGGGAGATAACATGGGTGATGAGACAGCGAGGGACTCACGCCGTAGTTGGAGTAGCGACCGCAGACGCTCCGCTTCATTCTGTGGGTTATACAACACTTATAGGAAGCAATGGGAAATCCTGGGGCTGGGACTTGGGTAGGAACAAACTGTATCACGATGGTAAAAATCAGCCAAGTAGAACATACCCTGCTTTTCTGGAGCCTGACGAGACCTTCATTGTGCCGGATTCTTTCCTGGTGGTACTAGATATGGACGATGGTACGCTGAGCTTCATTGTGGACGGACAGTACATGGGCACAGCTTTCAGAGGATTAAAGGGAAAGAAACTGTACCCCATCGTCAGTGCAGTATGGGGCCACTGTGAAATCCGAATGCGATACATAAATGGACTTGACC CTGAGCCCCTTcctttgatggacttgtgtcgaCGAGCCGTCCGACTTGCACTGGGAAAAGAGAGACTGAATGAAATACCAACTCTTCCATTGCCAGCTTCCCTTAAAGGTTACCTGCTCTACCACTGA